The Bacillus sp. Y1 genome includes the window TATCATCGTTGTATCATTCTTTATCTACTTCCCATTCTTTAAAATGTGGGACACACAGAAGCTTGCAGAAGAGAAAGGTGCAGCTACGAATACTTCATCTACAGATAACACAGTAAATATGTAATGGTGCTGTGGTGACAGACACCCTAAAAAAACAAATTGGCTTGTTTTGTCCACGAGCGGTGTCTGTCACCCTTCGTGGACAGTTTTACTCATTTTGTACGTGTGGAATGGACACTGTCATTAAAAAAGGATTGGCTCTGAAGTAGCCAATCCTTTTTGCATATCATTATTAATTTACTTTAACTAATTTCTCTTCAACCACCTGCCCATCAATCCCCAACAGCGCAAAACTATAAAAAATCGATGGCATACAACCGCTCTATTTCTTTTGATCCATAATTCTCTTTTTGCATCAAAAACTCTAGATAGTTTTCTTGCTTTGGTTCGGGAAAATAGGAGAGGATTTGTTCTTTTGTTACAAGGGGATTGGGTTCGTTAAACATGTACGCGCGGAAACTGCTCCAAGGGTAGGTTTCTAGGGATTCAACCATACCAGCAGTTAAGGGGTTTCTGTGAATATAACGGCTAAGATCTAGTTCATGTTCAGGGGAATCAATTATGTCGTGGAAATATCTCTTTTCGAATACATGTCCGGAGAAGTCATATTTGAGGTTAAAGTATCTGGCGTATTTGCTGTGAAGGTACTTGATGATAGGACCAGGCGGGGT containing:
- a CDS encoding transposase, whose product is MARRARTWFPGAKYHLTSRGIRKEPLFYDVPDRRKYLNIMLEAKERYEFNIHAYCLMSNHIHLQLETSKTPPGPIIKYLHSKYARYFNLKYDFSGHVFEKRYFHDIIDSPEHELDLSRYIHRNPLTAGMVESLETYPWSSFRAYMFNEPNPLVTKEQILSYFPEPKQENYLEFLMQKENYGSKEIERLYAIDFL